In Priestia aryabhattai, the DNA window TAGATTTGATTCCTTTTGTTTTTTCTTTTTCGCCGGCTTTTCTTTTTCTTTCTTTTCCGGCTTTTCTTGTTTTGTTTTCTCTTTTTTAGCCTCTAACATATCGATGTGCGCATATGTGTTTTTATAAGCTGGAGAAATCGGAGTAGTTGCTCCGGTTACAATTAAAAGCAGAATTGAGATCACTAAGTTGGCTTTAATTAAGCTGCGTTTATTCGTAAATAATTTTGCAAATAAGACAACTGTTGCTACAACTAAAGAAAGAATAACGGCACCTAAGCCCACTTTCGTTCCAAGCATGATGGACGAAACGGCTAACAAGATAAAAGGAATCCAGTAATAAGCTTTTGAAAACGAACGTACTTTATCCAAAGCTAAAAGCAGTGTGAGAGGAAGCAAAATAGCAATGGTTGCTCCTAGCTCATTCGCTGCATAAAACCAGGCTTTAAATCCGATTTTATTATACTGATAACTCTCTAGTGCTGTACCTGTTAGCATTGTACCGATAAAAACAATACTGATGATGAGTGAAGCAGTCAATAAGTTTTTACTCAGTATTCTTTTTACATCCACAGATGATCGATAATGTGAAAACATCACAATCATTCCAAGTAATGTAACGTTCATATAAACAACTTTATTGAAAAATTTAATTTCTTGCCCAATATAATAAGGATCTTTCCATTGATGATTTAAGTAGATATTGAGTCCAAGAAAGAGTGCAAAAACAATAAGGTAGATAATCGAATATCTAGCCCATTTTGATTTTTTGGCAAACACTAAAAGTAGGACACCTGCAAAAATCATATATAGAAAGCGAATAACAACCCCAATTGAGAGACCACTATCCATGTTCAAAACCATGTACGTCGTTAGCATATCAATAATTGGCTGAATTGAAATAAAACCAACGAACAGAAAAAATAACCAGTATGTGTTCTTCATATAGTACTCTCCTGTTTTACGTGAATTAACGTTTTCTTTTAACTAAAAGCATAACACCTTCTACTCTGCATAATAGCGTCGACATTAAGTATACTAAACCACCTGCAATACAGACAATACCAAATCGCAAGATAACATGTAATGAATTCAAAAAGGCGATGTCCTTTAAGAAGAACATGACGATAGCAACAGGTACGGAAGCTAAAAGAATTTTTCCTGTTTCTTTCACTAGATATCCGTAGTGGAAGTGATTAATTTGTTTTGCCAGCATAACGAATACGATGGCCGTGTAGAAAAAGGCAACCACTGACATGGAAAGTGCTAATCCTTGGTATCCCATAAATTTAGTGAAAATGATGTTAAAGATGATATTTAACACAATGGATAATAAGCCTGCTCTCATAATAAGATAACCTTTTTGAAGAGAATAAAAGCCCTTTGCAACGACAGCTTGCAGCGAATAGAAAAACACGGAACCTAGGTAATAATAAGAT includes these proteins:
- a CDS encoding O-antigen ligase family protein, which translates into the protein MKNTYWLFFLFVGFISIQPIIDMLTTYMVLNMDSGLSIGVVIRFLYMIFAGVLLLVFAKKSKWARYSIIYLIVFALFLGLNIYLNHQWKDPYYIGQEIKFFNKVVYMNVTLLGMIVMFSHYRSSVDVKRILSKNLLTASLIISIVFIGTMLTGTALESYQYNKIGFKAWFYAANELGATIAILLPLTLLLALDKVRSFSKAYYWIPFILLAVSSIMLGTKVGLGAVILSLVVATVVLFAKLFTNKRSLIKANLVISILLLIVTGATTPISPAYKNTYAHIDMLEAKKEKTKQEKPEKKEKEKPAKKKKQKESNLDDKDVQNLILSSREQFLAHIKEQYAKAPIARKMIGMGFSGDYTKQLPPKMIEMDFYDLFFSLGIIGFLLWILPLLVVGLTVLVRLFKEPSQLLDESFMMYSTAIVLALGIAFVAGHVFTAPAVTIYFAAAAAYLFVIHFKQRQA